Proteins from one Acidobacteriota bacterium genomic window:
- a CDS encoding S8 family serine peptidase — MKRRPDTSPCPLCGTRATKSALREAGWLAPEIASRVAREHPDWRREDGACPACVQEILLRTLLERGDAALHATIQQSWPLDSEAAFGVLPTPLRLHADPRYTGSGVTIAFVDSGFYPHPDLVEPLNRIRAWVDAADEPVRERRFDPATAPRWPGWDAASAPQWHGTMTSGSAAGNGRLSRGLYRGLASEADVVLVQARGADGHIGNAAITRALKWLRANAADMNLRVVSISLGGDPIDPLAGNAVDEEVAALVDAGVSVVVAAGNDGARRLVPPATAPRALTIGGLDDKNTFDHREVELWHGNYGEAAGGAAKPELVAPSIWVAAPVLPGTSVAKEAKGLFSRRAAGDAAAEGRIADQKLVTPHYQHVDGTSFAAPLVASVIACMLQANPKLTPKVVRDVLLKAARPVPGAPKERQGAGAVDAGRAVALALREQHGALRGRALSPVVTAQGIDFTLHDHDVREVWILGSWDAWKSPGLRARLLEPGLWHARVDPLPPGRHLYKFLLDGTRWLDDPDNPEKSPDGFGRLNSVLAV, encoded by the coding sequence ATGAAGCGAAGGCCGGACACCTCACCCTGCCCGCTCTGCGGGACGCGCGCGACGAAGTCCGCGCTCCGCGAGGCGGGATGGCTCGCCCCGGAGATCGCCTCCCGCGTGGCGCGCGAGCACCCCGACTGGCGGCGCGAGGACGGGGCCTGCCCCGCCTGCGTGCAGGAGATCCTCCTGCGCACCCTGCTCGAACGGGGAGACGCCGCGCTCCACGCGACGATCCAGCAGTCCTGGCCCCTCGACTCGGAGGCGGCCTTCGGCGTCCTCCCGACGCCGCTGCGGCTCCACGCCGATCCGCGCTACACCGGGTCGGGGGTGACGATCGCCTTCGTCGACTCCGGCTTCTACCCGCATCCCGATCTCGTGGAGCCTCTGAACCGGATCCGCGCGTGGGTCGACGCCGCCGACGAGCCGGTGCGCGAGCGGCGCTTCGATCCGGCGACCGCACCGCGATGGCCGGGTTGGGACGCCGCCTCCGCGCCGCAGTGGCACGGCACGATGACCAGCGGGTCGGCGGCCGGCAACGGGAGGCTCAGCCGCGGCCTCTACCGCGGCCTCGCGAGCGAGGCCGACGTCGTGCTCGTGCAGGCGCGCGGCGCCGATGGACACATCGGCAACGCGGCGATCACCCGGGCCCTGAAGTGGCTCCGCGCGAACGCCGCCGATATGAATCTGCGGGTCGTCAGCATCTCGCTCGGCGGCGATCCGATCGACCCTCTCGCCGGGAACGCGGTCGACGAGGAGGTCGCGGCGCTCGTGGACGCGGGGGTCTCGGTCGTCGTCGCGGCCGGCAACGACGGGGCGCGGCGCCTCGTCCCCCCCGCGACGGCCCCCCGCGCGCTCACCATCGGCGGCCTCGACGACAAGAACACCTTCGACCACCGCGAGGTCGAGCTATGGCACGGCAACTACGGCGAGGCGGCCGGCGGGGCGGCGAAGCCGGAGCTGGTCGCGCCGAGCATCTGGGTGGCGGCCCCGGTCCTTCCGGGGACATCCGTCGCGAAGGAGGCGAAGGGGCTCTTCTCGCGGCGCGCCGCCGGCGACGCGGCGGCCGAGGGGCGGATCGCGGATCAGAAGCTCGTCACGCCGCACTACCAGCACGTGGACGGCACCAGCTTCGCCGCGCCGCTCGTCGCGAGCGTCATCGCGTGCATGCTCCAGGCGAACCCGAAGCTGACGCCGAAGGTCGTTCGCGACGTCCTCCTGAAGGCGGCGAGGCCGGTCCCCGGCGCGCCCAAGGAGCGGCAGGGGGCCGGGGCGGTGGACGCGGGGCGCGCGGTCGCCCTCGCCCTCAGGGAGCAGCATGGGGCGCTTCGCGGCCGCGCCCTCTCGCCCGTCGTGACCGCTCAGGGGATCGATTTCACGCTTCACGATCACGACGTCCGCGAGGTCTGGATCCTCGGGAGCTGGGACGCGTGGAAATCCCCCGGCCTCCGCGCGCGCCTCCTCGAGCCCGGGCTCTGGCACGCGCGCGTCGACCCGCTCCCGCCGGGGCGGCACCTCTACAAGTTTCTCCTCGACGGCACGCGCTGGCTCGACGACCCGGACAACCCCGAGAAGTCCCCCGACGGGTTCGGCAGACTGAACAGCGTGCTGGCGGTCTAG
- a CDS encoding aminopeptidase — protein sequence MTDWAHVPYDPAFVPGAKSAVATCLRVQPGERTVLITDQLCLPIGAALHEQLLAAGSTVDPFILEEAGWRPLAKLPDVIGEALEKADVSVFAASAQEGELRSRIQMTSIVNRRKIRHAHMVNITPRIMVEGMRADFAKVDALSRWVLERASRTTKLTASTPAGTHFVATFSPSLKWLKTSGIISREKWGNLPGGEVFTAPARVDGVYVVDGVLGDWLAPKYGDMQAHPLRVEIEDSRIVAVACDRPEIIADFEAYTATDANSNRVGELALGTNLAVKDVIGQILQDEKLPGLHLAFGHPYAEHTGADWKSSTHIDIVGRHFDVELDGVPIMKNSRYLVDYDTLEV from the coding sequence ATGACCGACTGGGCGCACGTCCCCTACGATCCCGCCTTCGTTCCCGGCGCGAAGAGCGCCGTCGCCACGTGCCTGAGGGTCCAGCCCGGGGAGCGCACCGTGCTCATCACGGACCAGCTGTGCCTCCCGATCGGCGCCGCCCTCCACGAGCAGCTCCTGGCCGCCGGGTCTACGGTCGATCCCTTCATCCTCGAGGAGGCGGGGTGGCGCCCGCTCGCGAAGTTACCCGACGTGATCGGCGAGGCGCTCGAGAAGGCCGACGTCAGCGTCTTCGCCGCGAGCGCGCAGGAAGGGGAGCTCAGATCCCGCATCCAGATGACCTCGATCGTGAACCGGAGGAAGATCCGCCACGCGCACATGGTGAACATCACGCCGCGGATCATGGTCGAGGGGATGCGCGCCGATTTCGCGAAGGTGGACGCCCTCTCGCGCTGGGTCCTCGAGAGGGCCTCGCGGACGACGAAGCTGACGGCCTCGACGCCGGCGGGGACGCACTTCGTCGCCACCTTCTCCCCGAGCCTGAAGTGGCTGAAGACGTCCGGGATCATCAGCCGCGAGAAGTGGGGGAATCTCCCCGGCGGCGAGGTCTTCACGGCCCCCGCGCGCGTCGACGGCGTCTACGTCGTGGACGGGGTCCTGGGCGACTGGCTCGCCCCGAAGTACGGCGACATGCAGGCCCACCCCCTGCGCGTCGAGATCGAGGACTCGCGCATCGTCGCGGTGGCCTGCGATCGCCCCGAGATCATCGCCGACTTCGAGGCGTACACGGCCACCGACGCCAACTCGAACCGCGTCGGCGAGCTCGCCCTCGGCACCAACCTCGCGGTGAAGGACGTGATCGGCCAGATCCTCCAGGACGAGAAGCTCCCCGGGCTGCACCTGGCCTTCGGCCACCCCTACGCCGAGCACACCGGAGCCGACTGGAAGTCCTCGACGCACATCGACATCGTCGGGCGGCACTTCGACGTCGAGCTGGACGGCGTGCCGATCATGAAGAACAGCCGCTACCTCGTCGACTACGACACCCTCGAGGTCTAG
- a CDS encoding carboxylate-amine ligase produces the protein MAPRPSFTIGIEEEFQVIDPETRELRSHVSEIFDQGRKVLKERMKPELHQSVVEIGTEICKDIQAARRDVTATRSYLARLARENGLRIAAAGTHPFSHWSAVAITGGNPRYEKLIADLQVVARANLIFGLHVHIGVEDREQQIKIMNAARYFLPHMLALSVNSPFWLGRDTGWKSYRCKVFDKFPRTNIPEFFESYSDYRGFVDLLTKTNCVLDGRQIWWDLRPHEVYPTLEYRICDIPMRVDETIAIAALFQAITAKLWLLGSGNLTFRHYRRALIQENKWRAARWGVSDKLIDFGKEEEVPTAALVQELLGFVDEVVDDLGSRQEVAYALKILENGTGADRQLAVFERTKDLRAVMDYVVRETENGLNV, from the coding sequence ATGGCGCCTCGCCCGTCCTTCACCATCGGCATCGAGGAGGAGTTCCAGGTCATCGACCCGGAGACGCGCGAGCTGCGCTCGCACGTCTCCGAGATCTTCGACCAGGGGCGCAAGGTGCTGAAGGAGCGGATGAAGCCCGAGCTCCACCAGTCGGTCGTCGAGATCGGCACCGAGATCTGCAAGGACATCCAGGCGGCCCGCCGCGACGTCACCGCGACGCGCTCGTACCTGGCGCGGCTCGCGCGCGAGAACGGTCTCAGGATCGCGGCGGCCGGGACGCACCCCTTCTCGCACTGGTCCGCCGTCGCCATCACGGGGGGGAACCCGCGCTACGAGAAGCTGATCGCCGACCTCCAGGTCGTCGCGCGCGCGAACCTCATCTTCGGCCTCCACGTGCACATCGGCGTCGAGGACCGCGAGCAGCAGATCAAGATCATGAACGCGGCGCGCTACTTCCTGCCGCACATGCTGGCCCTCTCGGTGAACTCCCCCTTCTGGCTCGGCCGCGACACCGGGTGGAAGTCCTACCGGTGCAAGGTCTTCGACAAGTTTCCCAGGACCAACATCCCCGAGTTCTTCGAGTCGTACAGCGACTACCGCGGGTTCGTGGACCTCCTCACGAAGACGAACTGCGTCCTCGACGGACGGCAGATCTGGTGGGACCTGAGGCCTCACGAGGTCTACCCGACCCTCGAGTACCGGATCTGCGACATCCCGATGCGCGTCGACGAGACGATCGCCATCGCGGCGCTCTTCCAGGCGATCACGGCGAAGCTCTGGCTCCTCGGCAGCGGCAACCTCACCTTCCGGCACTACCGGCGTGCCCTCATCCAGGAGAACAAGTGGCGGGCGGCGCGGTGGGGGGTGAGCGACAAGCTGATCGATTTCGGCAAGGAGGAGGAGGTCCCCACGGCGGCGCTCGTCCAGGAACTCCTCGGGTTCGTGGACGAGGTGGTGGATGATCTGGGCTCGCGGCAGGAGGTCGCGTACGCGCTGAAGATCCTGGAGAACGGCACCGGCGCCGATCGGCAGCTCGCGGTCTTCGAGCGGACGAAGGACCTGCGCGCGGTGATGGACTACGTCGTCCGAGAGACGGAGAACGGACTCAACGTATGA
- a CDS encoding esterase family protein, with the protein MIRERHRWDSPSLGRPMDVIWYGNWGRPVLAFPTSLGSATQNEDNGLISGLADKIDSGEIQVACVDGVDGESWYNRGAHPADRVRRHDAYDRYLANEVIPLIRNKAQRDDPVVFGASFGAYHAVNFSFRHPEMAGRVVAFSGVYDIHRFLDGYWDDLCYFHCPVAYVPNYDGDWVSKVSRLGVVVATGEHDHLVQANRDFAALLSAKGIPVHCEIWQGAFGHDWPFWRNNLRRFVP; encoded by the coding sequence TTGATCCGCGAGCGCCACCGCTGGGATTCGCCGTCTTTGGGACGGCCGATGGACGTGATCTGGTACGGGAACTGGGGGCGACCCGTCCTCGCCTTCCCGACCTCGCTCGGCAGCGCGACGCAGAACGAGGACAACGGGCTCATCTCGGGGCTCGCCGACAAGATCGACTCCGGCGAGATCCAGGTCGCCTGCGTGGACGGCGTCGACGGCGAGTCGTGGTACAACCGCGGCGCCCATCCGGCCGATCGCGTCAGGCGCCACGACGCCTACGATCGCTACCTCGCGAACGAGGTCATCCCGCTCATCCGCAACAAGGCCCAGCGCGACGACCCGGTCGTCTTCGGCGCGTCATTCGGCGCCTACCACGCCGTGAACTTCTCGTTCCGCCACCCCGAGATGGCGGGGCGCGTCGTCGCCTTTTCCGGCGTCTACGACATCCACCGCTTTCTCGACGGGTACTGGGACGACCTCTGCTACTTCCACTGCCCCGTCGCCTACGTGCCGAACTACGACGGGGACTGGGTGTCGAAGGTGAGCCGTCTCGGCGTCGTCGTCGCCACGGGAGAGCACGACCACCTCGTGCAGGCGAACCGCGACTTCGCGGCGCTCCTCTCGGCGAAGGGAATCCCCGTCCACTGCGAGATCTGGCAGGGGGCCTTCGGCCACGACTGGCCCTTCTGGCGCAACAACCTCAGGCGGTTCGTGCCGTAG
- a CDS encoding ATP-binding protein, with protein MLARAYRTPLLRLLRRFPAVAVLGPRQCGKTTFIRQALPGWSYLDVERPRDVAALAADPEARLAQLGDRIIFDEAQRLPEIFQILRGAIDRRRRRNGRFVLLGSASPSLVRGISESLAGRIAFLDLPPFRLDEVSRRLGKAGLAALWFRGGFPEALLEPNDERRHDWLEAYTRAFIERDLPGLGIEVSAPQMRKLWTMLAHANGGLWNASQIAQSLGVSYHTVNRYVDILEQAFLIRKLPPFFANVGKRLVKSPKLYFRDTGLLHYFLGIRSSSVLDAHPGRGLSFEAFVIDQIVSACQRLAPGSQPFFWRTAVGDEVDLVIDMGLKHVAFEIKLHSSPSREDASRLKRCMRDLDLQRGYVVYRGGERYSLGEGVLALPADELLRRPGSLLRL; from the coding sequence ATGCTGGCCCGTGCGTACAGGACGCCCCTCCTGCGGCTCCTCCGCCGCTTTCCCGCGGTGGCGGTGCTCGGGCCGCGCCAGTGCGGCAAGACGACGTTCATCCGGCAGGCGCTCCCCGGGTGGAGCTATCTCGACGTGGAGAGGCCGCGCGACGTGGCCGCGCTCGCCGCCGATCCCGAGGCGCGCCTTGCGCAACTTGGCGATCGGATCATCTTCGATGAAGCTCAGCGCCTGCCGGAGATCTTTCAGATTCTGCGCGGGGCGATCGACCGGCGGCGGCGAAGGAACGGTCGCTTCGTGCTGCTCGGCTCGGCTTCGCCTTCGCTCGTGCGCGGCATCTCGGAGTCCCTCGCCGGCCGCATCGCGTTTCTGGATCTGCCGCCGTTCCGTCTGGACGAGGTGAGCCGGCGTCTCGGGAAGGCCGGCCTCGCCGCGCTCTGGTTCCGGGGAGGATTCCCGGAGGCGTTGCTTGAGCCGAACGACGAACGGCGCCATGACTGGCTCGAAGCGTACACGCGTGCGTTCATCGAGCGGGACCTTCCAGGGCTTGGCATCGAAGTGTCGGCCCCGCAGATGAGGAAACTCTGGACCATGCTCGCGCACGCGAACGGAGGACTGTGGAACGCCTCACAGATCGCGCAGTCGCTCGGCGTGAGCTACCACACGGTGAATCGCTACGTGGACATCCTCGAGCAGGCGTTCCTGATCAGGAAACTGCCTCCCTTCTTCGCCAACGTCGGCAAGCGACTGGTCAAGAGCCCGAAGCTGTACTTCAGAGACACGGGACTCCTGCACTACTTCCTCGGCATTCGCTCCTCCAGCGTGCTCGACGCGCATCCCGGCCGCGGGCTGAGCTTCGAGGCGTTCGTCATCGATCAGATCGTCTCGGCCTGCCAGCGCCTGGCGCCGGGAAGCCAGCCGTTCTTCTGGCGCACCGCCGTGGGGGATGAAGTCGATCTCGTCATCGACATGGGATTGAAGCACGTGGCCTTCGAGATCAAGTTGCACTCGTCGCCGTCCCGGGAAGACGCATCCAGACTGAAGCGGTGCATGCGTGACCTGGATCTGCAGCGCGGATACGTGGTCTATCGGGGCGGCGAGCGCTACTCGCTGGGAGAGGGGGTCCTGGCGCTGCCTGCCGATGAACTCCTGCGTCGACCCGGGAGCCTCCTTCGGCTCTAG
- a CDS encoding MBL fold metallo-hydrolase — protein MRITMIGHCTLLLEGAGTRLVTDPFFGTWGHVAYARRRPPAVTREGVGAVDGVLLSHGHWDHTDRKFLRRLDASIPVLAPAGASIVMKLKGARHLVPIGRWESVKIGAAVVTAVPAVHLAIALGYVEQVESLCLYFSGDTYHRPFMAEIARRFRVDVALMPVTTFRAPMTMGERGAVAAARDLRPATIIPIHLGIEPRSPLLRTGQSVAGFTRRLREAGLTSEVVQLAEGERWESGGEAPTAGGERATTALAGR, from the coding sequence ATGCGCATCACGATGATCGGGCATTGCACCCTTCTCCTCGAGGGGGCTGGGACGAGGCTCGTCACCGACCCGTTCTTCGGAACCTGGGGCCACGTCGCGTACGCGCGGCGGCGGCCACCGGCTGTGACGCGGGAGGGAGTGGGCGCCGTCGACGGCGTCCTCCTCTCGCACGGCCACTGGGATCACACCGACCGGAAGTTCCTGCGGCGTCTCGACGCCTCGATCCCGGTCCTCGCCCCCGCGGGAGCTTCCATCGTGATGAAGCTGAAGGGGGCGCGTCACCTCGTGCCCATTGGGCGGTGGGAGTCGGTCAAGATCGGCGCCGCCGTGGTGACCGCCGTGCCGGCCGTGCACCTCGCGATCGCCCTCGGGTACGTCGAGCAGGTGGAGAGCCTCTGCCTCTACTTCTCGGGGGACACCTATCACCGGCCGTTCATGGCCGAGATTGCGCGCCGGTTCCGGGTCGACGTCGCCCTGATGCCGGTGACGACCTTCCGGGCCCCCATGACGATGGGAGAGCGCGGCGCCGTGGCGGCGGCGCGGGATCTCCGGCCGGCGACAATCATCCCCATCCACCTCGGCATCGAGCCCCGATCTCCGCTGCTGCGGACCGGTCAGAGCGTTGCCGGCTTCACGCGTCGTCTGCGGGAGGCCGGGCTGACGTCCGAGGTCGTCCAACTGGCGGAGGGGGAGAGGTGGGAGTCCGGCGGGGAGGCGCCCACCGCGGGCGGGGAGCGAGCGACGACGGCTCTCGCGGGCCGTTAG
- a CDS encoding helix-turn-helix transcriptional regulator, producing the protein MESELVMAPRVTNRIKELRTDRGWTQAQLADAVGVSRQSINSIECDRYVPSLPLALTFARVFELPADRIFTLEKKR; encoded by the coding sequence ATGGAAAGTGAGCTTGTCATGGCGCCCAGAGTCACGAATCGAATCAAGGAGCTCCGCACCGATCGCGGATGGACCCAGGCGCAGCTCGCCGACGCCGTCGGGGTCTCGCGGCAAAGCATCAACTCGATCGAGTGCGACCGGTACGTGCCGAGCCTCCCCCTCGCGCTGACGTTCGCGCGAGTTTTCGAGCTTCCCGCCGACAGGATCTTCACCCTGGAGAAGAAGAGATGA
- a CDS encoding ATP-binding protein, with the protein MIDRPFWTARIEDAWREAPIAWLSGVRRSGKTTLARGLDAGRTLYLNCDLPAVEEMVRDPALFYRNCSAPVVVFDEIHQLRDPSRVLKVGADMFPRLRILATGSSTLAASRKFRDTLAGRKRQVHLVPALWSELSAFGVTLPRRLYHGGLPQALLADAKAPSLYREWIDSFFARDIQRLFAFRDVNRFTALFEYVLRQSGGQMDKSRAAAALGISRPTVESHLRALEITHAITLVRPFHGGGQKELVRMPKVYGFDTGFVSFARGWDPLRPAEHGLLWEHLVLEHLQAHFPDLPVRYWRNKAGREVDFVIERPRDRVDAVECKWSAADFNHASLELFRSHYPKGRNYLVTPRDGHAYAKKFGALQMSVCSPEEIGADAA; encoded by the coding sequence ATGATTGATCGACCGTTCTGGACCGCCCGCATCGAAGACGCCTGGCGTGAGGCCCCCATCGCCTGGCTCTCGGGGGTGCGACGCTCCGGCAAGACGACTCTCGCGCGGGGCCTCGACGCCGGGCGAACCCTCTACCTCAACTGCGACCTGCCGGCCGTGGAGGAGATGGTTCGCGATCCCGCCCTCTTCTACCGAAACTGCTCCGCGCCGGTCGTCGTCTTCGACGAGATCCATCAGCTGCGCGACCCGAGCCGGGTCCTGAAAGTCGGGGCCGACATGTTCCCGCGGCTCAGGATTCTGGCGACCGGGTCCTCCACGCTCGCCGCCAGCAGGAAGTTCCGCGACACCCTTGCGGGCCGGAAACGGCAGGTGCACCTCGTGCCCGCGTTGTGGAGCGAGCTCTCCGCGTTCGGGGTGACGCTGCCAAGGCGCCTCTACCACGGAGGACTGCCGCAGGCGCTCCTCGCCGACGCCAAGGCGCCATCTCTTTACCGGGAGTGGATCGACTCGTTCTTCGCGAGGGACATCCAACGACTGTTCGCCTTCCGCGACGTCAACAGATTCACCGCCCTCTTCGAGTACGTCCTGCGCCAGAGCGGCGGGCAAATGGACAAGAGCCGTGCGGCGGCCGCCCTCGGCATCTCGCGGCCCACCGTCGAGAGCCATCTGCGTGCCCTCGAGATCACCCATGCCATCACGCTCGTCCGCCCCTTCCACGGAGGCGGCCAGAAGGAGCTGGTGAGGATGCCCAAGGTCTACGGCTTCGACACCGGTTTCGTCAGCTTCGCGCGCGGCTGGGATCCGCTGCGCCCCGCGGAGCACGGCCTGCTGTGGGAGCACCTCGTGCTGGAGCATCTCCAGGCGCACTTCCCCGATCTGCCGGTTCGCTACTGGCGGAACAAGGCGGGTCGCGAGGTGGACTTCGTGATCGAGCGCCCGCGCGACCGCGTGGACGCCGTCGAGTGCAAGTGGAGCGCCGCCGACTTCAACCATGCGTCCCTGGAGCTGTTCCGCTCCCACTATCCGAAGGGGCGGAACTATCTCGTCACCCCGCGCGACGGTCACGCCTACGCAAAGAAGTTCGGCGCGCTCCAGATGTCGGTGTGCAGCCCGGAGGAGATTGGCGCGGACGCGGCCTAG
- a CDS encoding serine/threonine-protein phosphatase gives MPDPEELDTVPPPLRETPPAREPAPPEPPHVPVHVDSFGLSDRGKLRADNQDHFYMARLGRFSQTVATSLPAGELPDRLEDTGLVAVVADGMGGHAGGEVASRTAIVLFFHLLFDTPDWVLKVDDASAQKILDRAASRYRSLDSLLAERGRLDPKLKGMGTTMTLTYSIGLDLFLAHAGDSRAYLCRDGSLRQLTRDHTRVQALVDEGLLTREEAATHRLRNVLTNVVGGGAPLIDVDVHRVPLEIGDAVLLCSDGLHGVVKDEEIASILGSSAAAEAACRALVALALERGAPDNVTVVVSRYETP, from the coding sequence ATGCCCGACCCGGAGGAGCTGGACACCGTACCGCCGCCGCTCCGCGAGACGCCGCCTGCCCGCGAGCCCGCGCCCCCCGAGCCCCCGCACGTTCCGGTGCACGTCGATTCCTTCGGCCTCTCCGATCGGGGGAAGCTCCGCGCGGACAACCAGGATCACTTCTACATGGCGCGGCTCGGAAGATTCTCCCAGACCGTCGCGACGAGCCTTCCCGCCGGAGAGCTTCCGGATCGCCTCGAGGACACCGGGCTCGTCGCCGTCGTCGCCGACGGGATGGGGGGGCACGCCGGAGGCGAGGTCGCGAGCCGCACGGCGATCGTCCTCTTCTTCCACCTCCTGTTCGACACCCCCGACTGGGTGCTGAAGGTGGACGACGCCAGCGCCCAGAAGATCCTCGACCGGGCCGCGAGCCGGTACCGGAGCCTCGACTCGCTCCTCGCGGAGCGCGGGCGCCTCGATCCCAAGTTGAAGGGGATGGGGACGACCATGACGCTGACCTACAGCATCGGCCTCGATCTCTTTCTCGCGCACGCGGGGGACTCGCGCGCCTACCTGTGCCGCGATGGCTCGCTGCGCCAGCTCACGCGCGATCACACGCGGGTGCAGGCGCTCGTGGACGAGGGGCTCCTCACGCGCGAGGAGGCCGCGACCCACCGGCTGCGCAACGTCCTCACCAACGTCGTCGGCGGGGGCGCTCCCCTCATCGACGTGGACGTGCACCGGGTCCCCCTCGAGATCGGGGACGCGGTCCTCCTCTGCTCCGACGGGCTCCACGGCGTGGTGAAGGACGAGGAGATCGCCTCGATCCTGGGCTCCTCGGCCGCGGCCGAGGCGGCGTGCCGCGCGCTGGTCGCTCTCGCCCTCGAGCGCGGCGCCCCGGACAACGTGACGGTGGTCGTCTCGCGGTACGAGACGCCCTGA
- a CDS encoding class I SAM-dependent methyltransferase, which translates to MPNPAAPGAHPSPQLFFDTITAYQTTAALKGAMDLDLFTAIGDEAMTAAEAAAACHADARAMRILCDYLVTLGFLNKQADLYALTDDSKMFLDRKSPACLAGTLGFLLSPGITANFEDVAAAVRKGGTVAPEGGTMSVENPVWVEFARAMASMMVPVANAIAGFVPAAPGRKLKVLDIAAGHGIYGITVAVKHPGAEVVAVDWPGVLAVAKENARAHGVEGRYRTIAGSAFDVDLGSGYDVALITNFLHHFDPPTCEIFLRKIHAALAPGGRVFTAEFVPNDDRITPPQAARFALTMLVGTDRGDAYTFADLDRMFRAAGFGGSELRRLDPLPSAVVISRK; encoded by the coding sequence ATGCCGAACCCCGCCGCGCCCGGAGCACACCCCTCGCCGCAGCTCTTCTTCGACACGATCACCGCCTACCAGACGACGGCCGCGCTGAAGGGAGCGATGGATCTCGACCTCTTCACCGCGATAGGCGACGAGGCCATGACCGCCGCCGAGGCGGCCGCGGCCTGCCACGCCGACGCGCGCGCGATGCGCATCCTCTGCGACTATCTCGTCACGCTCGGGTTCCTCAACAAGCAGGCGGATCTCTACGCACTCACGGACGACTCGAAGATGTTCCTCGACCGCAAATCTCCCGCCTGTCTCGCGGGGACGCTCGGGTTCCTCCTCTCTCCGGGGATCACCGCGAACTTCGAGGACGTGGCGGCGGCGGTCCGCAAGGGAGGGACCGTGGCGCCCGAGGGGGGGACGATGTCCGTCGAGAACCCTGTCTGGGTGGAGTTCGCGAGGGCGATGGCCTCCATGATGGTTCCCGTCGCGAACGCCATCGCCGGCTTCGTCCCGGCGGCGCCCGGGAGGAAGCTCAAGGTCCTCGACATCGCCGCCGGGCACGGCATCTACGGGATCACCGTCGCCGTGAAGCACCCGGGGGCGGAGGTCGTCGCCGTCGACTGGCCGGGCGTTCTCGCGGTGGCGAAGGAGAACGCGCGCGCTCACGGGGTCGAGGGGCGCTACCGGACGATCGCGGGGAGCGCCTTCGACGTGGATCTCGGAAGCGGGTACGACGTGGCGCTCATCACGAACTTCCTGCACCACTTCGATCCGCCGACCTGCGAGATCTTCCTCCGGAAGATTCACGCCGCCCTCGCGCCGGGGGGAAGAGTCTTCACCGCCGAGTTCGTCCCGAACGACGACCGGATCACGCCCCCCCAGGCGGCACGGTTCGCCCTCACGATGCTGGTGGGCACCGACCGCGGGGACGCCTACACCTTCGCCGACCTCGATCGGATGTTCCGTGCGGCGGGATTTGGCGGCAGCGAGCTGCGCCGCCTCGACCCGCTGCCGAGCGCGGTCGTGATCTCGCGAAAGTAG
- a CDS encoding alpha/beta fold hydrolase, whose protein sequence is MPPEKVARVHGSAIRYVEAGTGEAVVLLHGLGGSRLSFSANLRALSARHRVVAVDQVGFGRSDKPPLDYTSATFVDHLSGFLRETGIDRASLVGNSLGGEVAMRFALRWPGRVARLVLVASGGIRHDEGAEWGEVDPTPPTIDGMREFLLSLFHDAALVTDDLVRLAFENHEAYGDAATIRRFRDRRKQDQPLRESELASIRAATLIVWGREDRLTPLSLGERLHDAIPGSRLAVIERCGHLPQVERAAEFNSLVAGFLAEP, encoded by the coding sequence GTGCCTCCCGAGAAGGTCGCGCGGGTCCACGGCTCCGCGATCCGCTACGTCGAGGCGGGGACGGGGGAGGCGGTCGTCCTCCTCCACGGCCTCGGCGGATCGCGCCTGAGCTTCAGCGCGAACCTCCGCGCCCTCTCGGCGCGCCACCGCGTCGTCGCGGTGGACCAGGTAGGCTTCGGCCGATCCGACAAGCCCCCCCTCGACTACACGTCGGCCACCTTCGTCGATCATCTCTCCGGATTCCTGCGCGAGACCGGGATCGACAGGGCGTCGCTCGTCGGCAACTCGCTCGGCGGGGAGGTCGCGATGCGCTTCGCCCTGAGGTGGCCCGGGCGCGTGGCCCGGCTCGTGCTCGTCGCGTCGGGGGGCATTCGCCACGATGAAGGGGCCGAGTGGGGGGAGGTCGATCCGACGCCGCCGACGATCGACGGGATGCGCGAGTTCCTCCTCTCGCTCTTTCACGACGCGGCCCTCGTCACCGACGATCTCGTGCGCCTCGCCTTCGAGAACCACGAGGCGTACGGGGACGCCGCGACGATCCGGCGCTTCCGCGATCGGCGCAAGCAGGACCAGCCCCTGCGGGAATCCGAGCTCGCCTCGATCCGGGCGGCGACGCTGATCGTCTGGGGTCGCGAGGATCGGCTCACCCCGCTCTCGCTGGGCGAGCGGCTCCACGACGCGATCCCGGGTTCGCGCCTCGCCGTGATCGAGCGATGCGGCCATCTCCCGCAGGTGGAGCGCGCGGCGGAGTTCAACTCCCTCGTCGCCGGATTCCTCGCCGAGCCATGA